One stretch of Procambarus clarkii isolate CNS0578487 chromosome 35, FALCON_Pclarkii_2.0, whole genome shotgun sequence DNA includes these proteins:
- the LOC138371312 gene encoding dnaJ homolog subfamily C member 17-like produces MSQEHNTKLSKLDFYQILGITIDAEEKDIKKSYRQRALKCHPDKNPDNPFATDEFDKLEKILEILLDPGTRKAYDKTLKSRKAAAARAREHVTRSQKLRSDLEERERRVQRSREQQDMSEEQFRRELKRLDKEGEQLILEELDRVNREVGAELFRSSSKVSKSSEPPAMDTRGHKVKVKWMSTDDWPGYSQQEINQLFYKWGDINALVMVQKNRKGTALIEYKTKNAADMAVQFERGQTGKPVKVTHMSCGNNLTGQKFNGQKIDILGQDNFDISVLGRLLDYKQHYSRVSDNWIQHLNYADYFDTICRL; encoded by the exons ATGTCGCAGGAACATAATACGAAACTATCGAAACTGGACTTCTATCAAATTCTGGGGATAACTATTGATGCCGAGGAAAAGGATATTAAGAAATCGTACAGACAAAGAGCTCTTAAATGTCATCCGGATAAGAATCCAGATAACCCATTCGCTACTGATGAATTTGACAAACTTGA GAAAATTCTTGAGATTTTGTTAGATCCAGGAACACGTAAAGCATATGACAAGACCCTCAAGAGTCGTAAAGCAGCAGCTGCCAGAGCCCGTGAACATGTTACCAGATCACAGAAACTAAGGTCAGATTTGGAGGAACGGGAACGACGTGTTCAACGCAGTAGGGAACAGCAAGATATgtcagaagaacagtttcgacgtGAATTGAAAAGATTGGACAAGGAGGGCGAGCAACTTATTTTGGAGGAACTGGATCGAGTAAATAGGGAGGTAGGGGCAGAGCTTTTTCGGAGTTCATCTAAAGTCTCCAAAAGCAGTGAACCTCCAGCTATGGACACACGGGGTCACAAAGTTAAAGTTAAGTGGATGTCAACAGACGATTGGCCAGGGTATTCCCAGCAGGAAATTAACCAACTCTTCTATAAGTGGGGAGACATCAATGCTCTGGTTATGGTGCAGAAAAATAGAAAAGGAACAGCATTAATAGAATATAAGACCAAAAATGCAGCGGATATGGCAGTGCAGTTTGAGAGAGGTCAAACTGGCAAACCAGTAAAAGTTACACACAT GAGTTGTGGAAATAATTTGACTGGGCAAAAATTTAATGGGCAAAAGATAGACATCTTGGGACAAGATAACTTTGACATAA GTGTATTGGGAAGATTGCTGGACTATAAACAGCATTACAGTCGGGTGTCAGATAACTGGATTCAGCATTTGAATTATGCCGATTATTTCGATACAATCTGCAGATTGTAA